One segment of Parambassis ranga unplaced genomic scaffold, fParRan2.1 scaffold_31_arrow_ctg1, whole genome shotgun sequence DNA contains the following:
- the LOC114430902 gene encoding uncharacterized protein LOC114430902 — MYPVHSAESADHMLSHLFSLYSDHMTLPFITSCISDPSFVGSSLDQAEKKLYFFFSEIGKEFNFLDELQISRVSQVCKDDVGGQRTLQRKWTSFAKAKSPKQLPFNILQDVFTHGGCLLPAGALHLCPDDCCTLRVATKTSRPQITPSGLSRGGQQKQQLSRDLLSEQPRGPWTRPEGGRVKTCWSIHLSSSSQPVWPYTLCNVQSGL; from the exons atgtatcctgtccactcagctgagtcagctgatcacatgctctcacatctcttttctctgtattctgaccacatgacacttcctttcatcacttcctgtatttcagACCCATCGTTTGTCGGCTCGTCTCTGGACCAAGCCGAGAAGAAACTCTACTTCTTCTTTAGTGAAATTGGGAAAGAGTTTAACTTCCTGGACGAACTGCAGATCTCCCGTGTGTCTCAAGTCTGCAAG GACGAtgtgggaggacagaggactctgcagaggaagtggacgTCCTTTGCCAAAGCAAAGTCCCCCAAACAGCTTCCCTTCAACATCCTCCaggatgtgttcacacatggtggctgtctccttcctgctggtgCTCTGCATCTGTGCCCTGATGATTGCTGCACTTTACGTGTGGCAACAAAGACAAGCCGACCGCAAATCACACCGTCTGGTCTGTCcagaggagggcagcaaaaacaacaactgtctaGAGATCTGCTCTCTGAGCAGCCCAGAGGACCCTGGACCAGACCTGAAGGTGGTCGAGTGAAAACGTGTTGGTCCAtacacctctcctcttcctcccaaccTGTGTGGCCTTACACTCTGTGTAATGTGCAAAGTGGACTTTAG